Genomic window (Lentimicrobium sp. L6):
GAGACCTGGCCAATTTGAAGGCAATCAACAAGTAGCTTCAATGACTTTCCCTGCCTATGATGCTGGAAAATCTTATCGTGATGAGTTGGAAGCAGCTGTTACATCTGTATTCCCAATGTTTGCCTATAGTCAAATATTTAGTACTGGTATGTGGACTACTATTCCTTATGCAGATCAGAATAGCTTCCTTAATAATGATGTGAAAGTTAAAATCAGAGTGGCCAAGCCCTATGCTCGTCATTATACTGGAATCCCTATTCCTGATACTGTTGAAACTGTTTATGGGAAAGTGAATAATAATTATCCATTATATCAATTCTCTACACGAGAGGATGCTACTGATTATGGTGTAGAAACTGCTTACGATGAGGATATGGACATGATTAGAGCGGTACCAAATCCATATTATGCATATTCAACTTACGAAACAGTTCCTCTTGATAATAGAATTAAAATTACCAACTTGCCAGATAAATGTTCGGTGACCATTTATAATTTGGCTGGTACCAAAATACGTGAGTTCCAAAAAGACAATGCTGTAACATCTGTTGAATGGGATTTAAAAAACTTTGCTGGTGTTCCAATTGCCGGAGGTATGTATTTAATACATGTTGAAGCTGATTTCAATGGAACTAAAAAAGAACGTGTTATTAAGTGGTTAGGAATGTTACGTAAATCTGACTTGAACACATTCTAATTTAATTTTAAGGCAAATAATTTGATTATAGAAAAAATAAAAATACATAGTATGAAAAGTCTATATAAAATCTCAATAGCGGTATTATTCATTGCATCAATCATACTGCCCCATCAGGAGGCCTTTGCCGGGAATAAAGACCGTTCAGGTCAGGCTGGCGCTTCAGAGCTCCTGATCAATCCATGGGCAAAAACAACTGGTTGGGGTAATGCAGGTTCGGCTACAGTAACTGGACTCGAAGCCATCTTTGGTAACGTTGGTGGTTTAGCTCAAACTAAAGGTTTAGATGTTGGTTTAACATATACAAACTATCTAAGTGCTGCAGACATTGGAATTTACTCCTTTGGTCTAGCCTCCAAGGTTGGAGAATCTGGTGCTTTCGGATTAAGTATCATGAGTATGAATTTTGGAACCATTGATCGTACAACAACACAGCAACCAGAAGGAGGAGCGGGTACTTATACTCCCTCTTCTATTAATATTAATCTAGCTTATGCTAAGTCATTTTCTAGTAGTATTCATGGTGGTTTAGTAGTGAAGATTATTTCTGAATCTACTTCCGATGTTTCTGCTCAAGGTTTAGCTATTGATGCAGGTATTCAATACATCACTGGACCAAACGATAACATTAAATTAGGTGTA
Coding sequences:
- a CDS encoding PorV/PorQ family protein codes for the protein MKSLYKISIAVLFIASIILPHQEAFAGNKDRSGQAGASELLINPWAKTTGWGNAGSATVTGLEAIFGNVGGLAQTKGLDVGLTYTNYLSAADIGIYSFGLASKVGESGAFGLSIMSMNFGTIDRTTTQQPEGGAGTYTPSSININLAYAKSFSSSIHGGLVVKIISESTSDVSAQGLAIDAGIQYITGPNDNIKLGVALKNIGTPMIYSGDGISVKSFLPGQANAFTTEWRGEKFELPAQLNIGLGYDFLIGEVSKFTLAGTFVSNSFTNDQYILGGEFSLREIVLLRAGYTYEDKINDELESLTLHRGFSGGFSVQVPLNKEEGTHIGIDYSYQATKVFDGIHRIGIRLDL